One Bacteroidia bacterium genomic window carries:
- a CDS encoding phytanoyl-CoA dioxygenase family protein, translating into MINWQEKAKEFWSQGYLLLEDFFDASLMDELNQEVLSHFGINPEWEHSLEFIQKSATEVIPWFPIQEGNLSFEVLEKDARMIALSTAILGANWQNLYTMAMFSKQGTRGQAWHQDCPPENQEQFNLNRLVYTHDIDESSGGQTLLLPQTHKVGPISVGEPHEELQGQLVLSPKKGSLLLLHGHNWHRVNPVHGPYRISINCRAIPAGTPEDITDIAVYRNMRYRFSSHEVIEERN; encoded by the coding sequence ATGATAAACTGGCAAGAAAAAGCAAAAGAGTTCTGGTCTCAGGGCTACCTCCTCCTCGAAGATTTTTTCGATGCTTCACTTATGGATGAACTGAATCAAGAAGTACTCTCTCACTTTGGGATAAATCCAGAATGGGAACATTCGCTTGAATTCATCCAAAAATCAGCCACGGAGGTCATCCCCTGGTTTCCAATTCAAGAGGGAAATCTCAGTTTTGAGGTATTGGAAAAGGATGCCCGAATGATCGCCTTAAGTACTGCCATTCTGGGAGCAAATTGGCAGAACCTCTACACCATGGCCATGTTCTCCAAACAAGGGACCCGAGGACAGGCCTGGCACCAGGATTGTCCTCCCGAAAATCAAGAGCAGTTCAATTTGAATCGTTTGGTATATACCCACGATATAGATGAAAGCAGCGGAGGACAGACTCTCCTTTTGCCTCAAACCCATAAAGTGGGTCCAATATCGGTAGGTGAGCCTCATGAAGAACTACAGGGCCAGCTCGTATTAAGTCCCAAAAAGGGCAGCCTGCTTCTTCTGCATGGGCACAATTGGCATAGGGTAAATCCTGTTCATGGGCCTTATCGCATCTCCATCAATTGCAGAGCTATTCCAGCAGGTACACCGGAGGACATTACAGATATTGCTGTTTACCGAAATATGAGGTATCGATTCTCTAGTCATGAGGTTATAGAAGAAAGAAACTGA
- a CDS encoding HD domain-containing protein yields the protein MSDRRTHSHIFEEKIDALISPFERRLGKHYLPYRNHVHRVANLTWALKHNSDPDDVEKIAIAAVYHDIGIWTDSTFDYLDPSRRMASSYLSQAGKSEWNEEIASMIDMHHKITSYKGPYRDNVEAFRKADLLDLSFGKISFGLERRFIRENYRRFPLLNFHLIILSSFFRHFLKHPLNPLPMMKK from the coding sequence ATGAGTGATCGCAGAACCCATTCCCATATATTTGAAGAAAAAATAGACGCCCTGATCTCTCCTTTCGAAAGGCGTCTGGGCAAACATTATCTTCCCTACAGAAATCATGTACACAGAGTAGCCAATCTGACTTGGGCCCTAAAGCATAATTCAGATCCGGATGATGTGGAGAAAATTGCCATAGCAGCGGTTTACCACGATATCGGTATCTGGACAGATAGCACCTTCGATTATCTCGATCCTTCCCGTCGAATGGCCTCCTCCTATCTTTCGCAGGCAGGGAAATCCGAATGGAATGAAGAGATCGCAAGCATGATCGATATGCACCATAAGATTACTTCTTATAAAGGACCTTATCGTGATAATGTGGAAGCCTTCAGAAAAGCTGATTTGTTAGACCTTTCCTTTGGCAAGATTTCCTTTGGATTAGAGCGCCGCTTCATCAGAGAGAATTACCGCCGATTTCCCTTGCTGAACTTTCACCTGATCATCCTTTCTTCTTTCTTCCGGCATTTTCTCAAACATCCCTTAAATCCCCTGCCGATGATGAAGAAATAA
- a CDS encoding DinB family protein, whose amino-acid sequence MNRTELARKENNEYYDRYIEQIPADLSLRDGFLSSLAEVVDFFSAIPEEKGSYRYAEGKWSIKEVFQHLIDSERIFAYRMFRIGRGDATPLAGFNQEVYIEPSGANAKSMAELIEEFQILRKSSQSLLASLNDTDLSNMGEASGFDASSRAIAFMILGHERWHMKIIRERYL is encoded by the coding sequence ATGAATAGAACTGAACTTGCCCGCAAAGAAAATAACGAATACTACGATCGCTATATCGAACAGATTCCCGCCGATCTTTCCTTAAGGGATGGCTTCCTATCCTCTCTCGCCGAAGTCGTGGATTTCTTTTCTGCTATCCCGGAAGAAAAAGGAAGCTATCGCTATGCCGAAGGGAAATGGAGCATCAAAGAAGTCTTCCAACACCTGATCGATAGCGAGCGCATCTTTGCTTATCGCATGTTTCGTATCGGCAGAGGAGATGCAACTCCATTGGCTGGCTTTAATCAAGAGGTATATATCGAACCTTCAGGTGCAAATGCCAAAAGCATGGCCGAGCTGATAGAAGAGTTTCAAATCTTGCGCAAAAGCAGCCAGTCTCTGCTCGCTAGCCTCAATGATACAGACCTCTCAAATATGGGAGAAGCCAGTGGCTTTGACGCATCTTCCAGGGCCATTGCTTTCATGATCCTTGGCCATGAACGCTGGCACATGAAAATCATCCGCGAACGCTACCTCTGA
- a CDS encoding LytTR family DNA-binding domain-containing protein produces MSDLIRCLVVDDEPLAAGLIQKHIEQVPQLEWVASCWNALEAFDILKKEKIDLLFLDIQMPVLNGIEFIKSLHYKPGIILTTAYREYALEGYELDVIDYLLKPITFERFFRSVNKYMSREPQKVDISPQKPQESPEEDFLYVNTNRKFVKVKFTEVLFIESLKDYIRIHLPDKSITTKEKISEFANILPDHFLRVHRSFIVNTRKVSAYSTHDIEIQEHEIPIGISYKQEVMKFFRK; encoded by the coding sequence ATGAGCGATCTTATCAGATGTCTGGTAGTTGATGATGAACCGCTAGCCGCCGGTTTAATCCAAAAGCATATAGAGCAGGTTCCACAATTGGAATGGGTGGCCAGTTGCTGGAATGCCCTGGAGGCTTTTGATATCCTGAAAAAGGAAAAGATTGACCTCCTCTTTCTGGATATTCAGATGCCGGTCCTCAATGGTATAGAATTTATCAAATCTCTTCATTACAAACCGGGCATCATCCTGACTACCGCTTACCGAGAATATGCCCTGGAGGGTTATGAGCTGGATGTCATTGATTACCTGCTTAAGCCCATCACCTTTGAACGCTTTTTCCGCTCCGTAAACAAATACATGAGTCGGGAGCCTCAAAAAGTAGACATAAGCCCTCAGAAGCCACAGGAAAGCCCCGAGGAGGACTTCCTTTATGTAAATACCAATCGCAAATTTGTGAAGGTTAAATTCACGGAAGTTCTATTCATCGAAAGTCTTAAAGACTACATCCGCATTCATCTTCCTGACAAAAGCATCACCACCAAAGAAAAGATCAGTGAGTTTGCCAATATCCTACCCGATCACTTTCTCAGGGTACACCGGTCTTTCATCGTCAACACCCGGAAGGTCAGTGCCTATTCCACGCATGACATCGAAATCCAGGAGCATGAAATTCCTATCGGCATCAGCTACAAACAGGAAGTCATGAAATTCTTTAGAAAATGA
- a CDS encoding sensor histidine kinase, which yields MKQEVSLIDRILQNRLLSHALFWLGVLLIAPIYSEPTGDKVLYSYVYRAIGIPTKMLATYFLVYFQIPRYLQKGKYIQFILSFLLSLYVFTVLYRINNVYIAEPLGGETIYQESILEIMSNYSITIGNYLIPTYFFSFVFLFVKMVKNRAEEKQQLDQLQKEKAISELNFLKSQIHPHFLFNTLNNLYALTLDKSDKAPEVVEKLSGMLDFMLYKGTQDKVSIQQEIDLIQNFIDLETLRYGNRLRLSFKKEVESEHAKISPLMLLSIVENAFKHGVSGAIGEAIIRINLEVKDQILYFNVFNTKPPTIQEDKMNYKGGIGSQNIRRQLELSYPDRHVWQIHEEEDTYEVQLSIEL from the coding sequence ATGAAGCAAGAAGTTAGCCTCATAGATCGCATCCTGCAAAATCGGCTTCTCTCCCACGCCCTTTTCTGGTTAGGAGTGTTGCTGATAGCTCCCATTTATTCAGAACCTACGGGTGACAAAGTTCTTTACTCCTATGTATACCGCGCCATCGGTATTCCCACCAAAATGCTGGCGACCTATTTCCTGGTGTACTTCCAAATACCCCGCTACCTGCAGAAAGGCAAATACATTCAGTTTATTCTTTCATTCCTCCTCAGTCTTTATGTATTCACTGTCCTCTACCGGATCAACAATGTGTACATAGCTGAACCCTTGGGAGGCGAAACCATCTATCAGGAGTCAATCCTCGAGATCATGAGCAATTACTCCATCACCATCGGGAATTATTTGATTCCTACCTATTTCTTCAGTTTTGTCTTTCTTTTTGTTAAGATGGTGAAAAACCGAGCAGAGGAAAAACAGCAATTGGACCAACTCCAAAAGGAAAAGGCTATCAGCGAGCTCAACTTCCTGAAATCTCAAATACATCCTCACTTTCTTTTCAATACCCTCAATAACCTCTATGCCCTGACCCTGGACAAATCAGATAAAGCGCCGGAAGTAGTTGAAAAGCTTTCGGGAATGCTGGACTTTATGCTATACAAAGGCACCCAGGACAAGGTAAGTATCCAACAGGAAATAGACCTGATTCAAAATTTCATTGATTTGGAGACCTTGAGATACGGCAATAGGCTAAGGTTGAGTTTTAAAAAGGAGGTGGAAAGTGAGCATGCAAAGATATCTCCCCTGATGCTGCTATCTATCGTGGAAAATGCCTTTAAGCATGGAGTAAGCGGGGCCATAGGAGAGGCCATTATCCGAATAAATCTGGAGGTCAAAGATCAAATCCTCTATTTCAATGTCTTCAATACCAAACCTCCCACAATACAGGAAGATAAGATGAATTATAAAGGAGGAATTGGTTCGCAAAATATCCGACGCCAATTGGAACTCAGTTATCCGGACAGGCATGTCTGGCAGATCCATGAAGAGGAAGATACCTATGAGGTTCAATTAAGTATAGAACTATGA
- a CDS encoding alpha/beta hydrolase, with translation MKRLLIICTILLAVQSLAAFTPTFNLSLVDTSFTGESGERVTAQLGYLEVPENREKSSSQKISIKFIKLKSTNPNPGTPMIYLEGGPGSSCTWQAGQPYFLDRWRPYLELGDVILVDQRGTGEASQRLTYIWMNELPDDLFVSAENAQNHFAKVYSAAIKAYDERGIDLRGFTTKQNAEDIDALREALGYEKVTIMGFSYGTHLGLAYIRYFGEHIENAVLIGTEGPNHTFKLPSSMDSHLGKVALMAKNDTEISEEVPDLLELYKEVIAQLEKEPAVVTITNPLTRKDMDIKVGPFGLQIVMRLDIGDASDLPVFPRLLYSIKQKDYSTLEWFIRKRFNMVLGTQGMSTTMDLASGATKDRMERIQREEKETLFPQVANLQLYLTQKMDGIWPNPDLGKEFRAPLISDTRTLFMSGTLDFNTPPYQAEEVRWGFSNSSHIIVKHAGHEQVLTHPGALPAVLSFLKGESVDEVGLAYPPLKFIPVKGKAEGHPSIK, from the coding sequence ATGAAACGATTACTTATCATTTGCACGATACTACTAGCTGTTCAATCTCTTGCAGCTTTTACCCCAACATTTAATCTAAGTCTGGTAGATACCAGCTTTACTGGAGAATCCGGCGAAAGAGTAACTGCTCAATTGGGCTATCTGGAGGTTCCAGAGAACAGAGAGAAGTCAAGTTCGCAGAAGATTTCCATTAAATTCATAAAACTCAAAAGCACGAATCCCAATCCCGGAACACCTATGATTTATCTGGAAGGAGGTCCGGGGAGCAGTTGTACCTGGCAGGCAGGGCAGCCTTATTTTCTGGATAGGTGGAGACCCTATCTTGAGTTGGGGGATGTGATTTTGGTAGACCAGAGAGGAACAGGCGAAGCTTCTCAAAGACTTACCTATATCTGGATGAATGAATTGCCCGACGATTTATTTGTGAGTGCGGAGAATGCACAGAATCATTTTGCCAAAGTATATTCTGCTGCGATTAAGGCTTATGATGAAAGAGGTATCGACCTGAGAGGATTTACCACCAAACAAAATGCAGAAGACATAGATGCTTTGCGAGAGGCTTTGGGCTATGAGAAAGTTACCATCATGGGCTTTAGCTATGGTACGCATCTGGGATTGGCCTATATCAGGTATTTTGGAGAGCATATCGAAAATGCTGTTTTGATTGGAACAGAAGGGCCTAATCATACCTTTAAATTGCCTTCCTCTATGGATAGTCATTTGGGGAAAGTTGCCTTGATGGCTAAAAATGATACGGAGATCAGCGAGGAAGTGCCTGATTTGCTTGAGCTCTATAAGGAAGTAATAGCTCAATTGGAGAAAGAACCCGCAGTTGTTACCATCACCAATCCTCTGACTCGAAAAGATATGGATATAAAGGTAGGGCCTTTTGGTTTACAAATAGTCATGCGCCTGGATATCGGAGATGCCAGTGATCTGCCGGTTTTTCCCCGACTTCTTTACAGCATCAAACAAAAAGACTACTCCACTCTGGAATGGTTCATCCGCAAGCGTTTCAATATGGTGCTGGGTACACAGGGGATGTCAACAACCATGGACCTGGCTTCTGGTGCAACAAAAGATCGTATGGAACGCATTCAAAGAGAAGAAAAAGAAACCCTCTTCCCGCAGGTTGCCAATTTGCAGCTATACCTGACCCAAAAAATGGATGGCATCTGGCCCAATCCTGATCTGGGCAAAGAATTCCGCGCGCCCTTGATCAGCGATACGAGAACCCTCTTCATGAGCGGTACCCTCGACTTCAACACCCCACCTTATCAGGCAGAGGAAGTTCGCTGGGGCTTTTCGAATAGCAGCCACATCATCGTGAAACATGCGGGTCATGAGCAGGTGCTTACTCATCCGGGTGCCCTGCCTGCGGTCTTGAGTTTCCTAAAAGGGGAAAGTGTAGACGAAGTAGGATTGGCCTATCCGCCGCTAAAGTTTATTCCGGTGAAAGGGAAAGCAGAAGGGCATCCTTCGATTAAATAA
- a CDS encoding sulfatase-like hydrolase/transferase gives MNSHNIPLLLIIFLLFFSYSCQQKAAPEELPNIVLLIGDDQGYPYFGFMGADYVQTPHMDQLARSGLLFKYGYVPDNHCRPSLATLMTGIQPVEYQNRVEELLVEKGIKEEERKEFEQHAMQYFETLPKLLAQKGYKSFQGGKWWEYNYQNGGFTHGMTKGWTPEDQKQGDKRSNQLMGGEGLDLARVTMQPIYDFITENKDDPFFIWYAPQLPHYPFDAPDKYYNIYKNKDMSESAKRYYANCTWFDEGVGELQMFLRKQGEFKNTLFIYVNDNGWEQDPDQEFRHDSLRWHKGGDKGKTALHDQSFRTPIIFSWYGKINPGGISRALIHSADIPATILDYVGIKPPENYFGTSYRSLLNGTHGNMRVSIAGRVNVMRSEEDMMGKQIEGYWYKNRDGWFYSTNLTTGEKLLLAAWGGRATQTNQVKARPDLVAKFEEEIAGWKRRYVK, from the coding sequence ATGAATTCACACAATATCCCGCTTCTCCTGATTATTTTTCTTCTCTTCTTCTCATATAGTTGTCAACAAAAAGCAGCTCCTGAAGAACTTCCCAATATCGTTCTCCTGATCGGGGATGACCAGGGCTATCCCTACTTTGGTTTTATGGGCGCCGATTATGTCCAAACGCCCCACATGGATCAATTGGCCAGAAGCGGTCTGCTCTTTAAGTATGGCTATGTGCCAGACAATCATTGCCGCCCTTCTCTGGCAACTTTGATGACAGGTATTCAACCGGTAGAGTACCAAAATCGAGTCGAAGAATTGCTGGTGGAAAAAGGAATAAAGGAAGAAGAGAGAAAGGAATTTGAACAGCACGCCATGCAGTACTTTGAGACCCTGCCCAAATTGCTTGCTCAAAAAGGATACAAGAGTTTTCAGGGAGGCAAGTGGTGGGAATACAACTATCAAAACGGTGGCTTTACCCACGGCATGACAAAGGGATGGACTCCGGAAGATCAAAAGCAAGGCGATAAAAGGTCCAATCAACTTATGGGAGGTGAAGGACTGGATCTGGCAAGAGTTACAATGCAGCCGATCTATGATTTTATCACCGAAAACAAGGACGATCCTTTTTTCATCTGGTATGCCCCCCAACTACCCCACTACCCTTTCGATGCCCCGGATAAGTATTACAATATCTACAAGAATAAGGATATGAGCGAATCCGCCAAGCGCTATTATGCCAATTGCACCTGGTTTGATGAAGGGGTAGGCGAATTGCAGATGTTTCTGAGAAAACAGGGTGAGTTTAAGAATACCCTTTTCATTTACGTCAACGATAATGGCTGGGAACAAGACCCCGATCAGGAATTTCGACATGATTCGCTGAGGTGGCACAAGGGCGGAGATAAAGGAAAAACCGCCTTGCACGATCAATCTTTTCGTACCCCCATCATATTTTCCTGGTACGGCAAGATCAATCCCGGTGGTATATCCCGTGCACTAATACATAGCGCGGACATTCCTGCAACCATTCTTGACTATGTGGGCATCAAACCTCCTGAGAATTACTTCGGCACCTCCTATCGAAGCTTATTGAACGGCACCCATGGAAACATGCGGGTATCTATTGCAGGCAGAGTTAATGTCATGCGATCAGAAGAGGACATGATGGGCAAACAGATCGAAGGCTATTGGTATAAGAACAGAGATGGCTGGTTCTACAGTACGAACCTCACCACTGGCGAAAAATTGCTCCTAGCCGCATGGGGAGGTCGTGCAACTCAGACCAATCAGGTAAAGGCGCGTCCGGATTTAGTAGCAAAATTTGAGGAGGAGATTGCGGGATGGAAGCGGAGGTATGTGAAATAA
- a CDS encoding helix-turn-helix domain-containing protein, which translates to MDLREPKDLDRDLCPIVSAIGEIGDKWILLILRESFIGARRFDEFQENLKVSKSVLSNKLNKMLELELLQKVSYKNPNERTRYEYHLTRKGKDLGKVIISLLNWGNTYLVARGHETIVIADREELEPVGLELVNSKGDKLRLRDTAIKVGRLK; encoded by the coding sequence ATGGATTTACGGGAACCAAAGGATCTGGACAGGGATTTGTGTCCCATTGTTAGCGCCATCGGAGAGATCGGCGATAAATGGATTTTGCTCATCCTGAGGGAAAGTTTCATTGGTGCGCGACGTTTTGATGAGTTTCAGGAAAATCTTAAAGTTTCCAAATCCGTCCTGTCCAATAAGCTCAATAAAATGCTGGAGCTAGAGCTACTTCAGAAAGTGAGCTACAAAAATCCCAATGAGAGAACCAGATACGAATATCACCTGACCCGCAAAGGTAAAGACCTGGGCAAAGTTATCATCAGTCTTTTGAATTGGGGAAATACCTATCTGGTAGCAAGAGGTCATGAGACTATCGTGATTGCCGATAGAGAAGAACTTGAGCCTGTAGGTCTTGAGTTGGTCAATAGTAAAGGTGACAAACTCAGACTTCGGGACACTGCGATCAAAGTGGGACGTTTGAAATAA
- a CDS encoding alpha/beta hydrolase gives MKPLFKLLDTVAPGFAAKEVYRVMSNPRIRKLRDFEETVLDRAEKKRIPFGKFEIQTYAWGNPEHKSVFLIHGWEGQAGNFGALVDVLLEKEYYVQAFDGPSHGKSSIGKTNMFEFVDLVEMLLKKYQPESVVSHSFGSVTSVIALGRNPQIQVKKWMLVTTPHNFRNRIKQVSEFLGLTDRTVSKVIDQLESNTQMRIDEMNMAYYGPKVSHVEEITIVHSQSDKVIPIESARFTHQQMPQSTLYELDGMGHYAILWSNELKNIVISCL, from the coding sequence ATGAAACCCTTATTCAAGTTACTTGATACCGTTGCGCCGGGATTTGCTGCCAAAGAAGTATACCGGGTCATGTCCAATCCCCGCATCCGAAAGCTCAGAGATTTTGAAGAAACAGTATTGGACAGGGCAGAGAAGAAACGTATTCCTTTCGGCAAATTTGAGATCCAAACCTATGCCTGGGGAAATCCGGAACATAAGTCGGTTTTCCTGATTCATGGCTGGGAAGGGCAAGCCGGGAATTTTGGCGCTCTGGTAGATGTACTCTTGGAAAAGGAATACTATGTACAAGCCTTTGATGGGCCTTCTCATGGAAAGAGCAGTATAGGCAAAACCAATATGTTTGAATTTGTGGATTTGGTGGAAATGCTGCTAAAAAAATACCAGCCGGAAAGTGTAGTCAGCCATTCTTTTGGGAGTGTGACCTCGGTCATTGCTTTGGGACGAAATCCTCAGATTCAGGTGAAAAAATGGATGCTTGTAACCACTCCTCATAATTTCAGAAATCGTATCAAGCAAGTCTCCGAATTTTTGGGGTTAACGGATCGCACAGTTTCGAAGGTGATAGATCAATTGGAATCCAATACCCAGATGCGAATCGATGAAATGAATATGGCGTATTACGGTCCCAAGGTCAGCCATGTCGAGGAGATCACCATCGTCCACTCTCAGTCCGACAAAGTGATACCCATCGAGTCTGCCCGCTTTACCCATCAACAGATGCCGCAGTCAACTCTGTACGAATTGGATGGGATGGGGCACTATGCGATCCTTTGGTCCAATGAGCTAAAAAATATTGTCATTAGTTGTCTATAG
- a CDS encoding porin family protein yields the protein MHTTQAQDLKIGLKTGINISTLSGPAASTDDVSSRLLYHIGAFASQEVADKIEAQAELLFSAQGATEDNDFAASKIRLNFTYLNIPLIARYQVLEGVCVYAGIQPGIRLTANGKILEGQFQGTLDAKDDTKAFDFALIFGLYYQIEKNLFVEARVVPGLVDIEQDEPVFRNQLVQLSVGYVLVGN from the coding sequence ATGCATACTACTCAGGCACAGGACCTGAAGATTGGCTTAAAAACCGGGATCAATATTTCTACTTTATCCGGACCCGCAGCTTCGACAGATGATGTGAGTTCGAGGCTTCTTTACCATATCGGAGCTTTTGCTTCCCAGGAAGTCGCAGATAAAATCGAGGCTCAGGCAGAACTCCTTTTCTCAGCACAGGGAGCGACGGAAGACAATGATTTCGCAGCTTCCAAAATCCGCCTGAATTTCACCTACTTAAATATCCCCCTGATCGCCAGGTATCAAGTCCTGGAAGGAGTCTGTGTATATGCAGGTATTCAGCCCGGAATTCGTTTGACAGCCAATGGGAAAATCCTGGAAGGACAATTTCAGGGAACCCTGGATGCAAAGGATGATACCAAAGCCTTTGATTTTGCCTTGATTTTTGGCCTCTATTATCAAATAGAGAAAAACCTCTTCGTCGAAGCCAGGGTGGTTCCCGGTCTGGTCGATATAGAGCAAGACGAGCCTGTTTTTAGAAACCAGCTTGTGCAATTATCAGTCGGATATGTTCTAGTGGGCAATTAG
- a CDS encoding FAD-dependent oxidoreductase has product MKKLLLLFSLWLLAASSAFPQHDFLIEAESFLDKGGWVSDPQFVEQMGSPYLMAHGMGKPVSNASTEIILRENGNYHIWARTKNWVPGNWEAPGRFQLMVDGKKMEQVLGLGPDWNWEYVGEMKLSSKTFKLELIDLTGFNGRVDAIYFNQEKKAPPISVDKLNAWRPDKLGETAAPAETKEFDLVITGGGIAGCAAAIAAAEQGMEVALIHDRGLLGGNASSEIRVHTLGIYGKFERILRMIDTEHYPNGSEDAKKDQLKRDKNVKSYKNIHLFLNYRAYDAVAEKNTIQYVDARHTSSGERIRFISPLFLDATGDGWIGYWAGADYSYGREGVEEYGEAWDKWGELWSPEEPDNAVMGSSILWITDLTTEAHNFPELPWAKDVANEHEATAGEWYWEFSRNDLHQIEDGEEIRDHMLRAIFGSFSNAKQKVENANYKLKWVSYLLGKRESRRLMGDHIFTFRDVLDQVKFPDSVVVETREVDIHFQQNLQDENKPDFLSTALFFETDAYYIPYRSLYSRNVDNLFMAGRCFSCSHVGLGGPRVMRTTGQMGAAVGFAASLCKKYKVNPRDIYSEHLEEYMKLIMEQQWRER; this is encoded by the coding sequence ATGAAAAAGCTACTCCTACTTTTTAGCCTATGGCTACTGGCAGCATCTTCTGCCTTCCCTCAGCATGATTTTTTGATAGAAGCCGAAAGTTTCCTGGATAAAGGGGGATGGGTGAGTGATCCCCAATTTGTCGAACAGATGGGATCGCCCTATCTCATGGCACATGGGATGGGAAAGCCCGTTTCAAATGCTTCAACAGAAATTATCCTCAGAGAAAACGGCAACTACCACATCTGGGCTCGAACCAAAAACTGGGTACCTGGAAATTGGGAGGCCCCGGGAAGGTTTCAATTGATGGTGGATGGGAAAAAGATGGAGCAGGTGCTGGGCTTGGGACCGGACTGGAATTGGGAGTATGTAGGGGAAATGAAGCTGAGCTCGAAAACGTTCAAACTGGAATTGATCGACCTCACGGGATTCAATGGACGAGTAGATGCTATCTATTTTAACCAGGAGAAAAAAGCACCTCCAATATCTGTAGATAAATTGAATGCATGGCGGCCGGACAAATTGGGAGAAACTGCAGCACCGGCTGAAACGAAAGAGTTTGACCTGGTCATTACGGGTGGTGGAATTGCAGGCTGTGCGGCAGCAATTGCGGCGGCAGAACAGGGCATGGAAGTAGCTTTGATTCATGACCGGGGATTATTGGGAGGAAATGCAAGTAGCGAAATTCGTGTCCATACCCTGGGAATTTATGGCAAGTTTGAGCGTATCCTGCGCATGATAGATACCGAGCATTATCCCAATGGATCGGAAGATGCCAAAAAGGATCAGCTCAAGCGAGATAAAAATGTGAAGAGCTATAAGAATATTCACCTCTTTTTGAATTATCGTGCTTATGATGCGGTAGCGGAAAAGAATACTATTCAATATGTAGATGCCCGTCATACCTCCAGTGGAGAAAGGATACGTTTTATCTCTCCATTATTTCTGGATGCAACCGGAGATGGATGGATCGGATACTGGGCGGGAGCAGATTACAGTTACGGACGGGAAGGGGTCGAAGAATATGGAGAGGCCTGGGACAAATGGGGCGAACTTTGGAGTCCGGAAGAGCCTGACAATGCAGTCATGGGTTCCTCAATTCTCTGGATCACCGATCTCACAACAGAAGCCCACAATTTCCCCGAACTCCCCTGGGCCAAAGATGTCGCCAATGAACACGAAGCTACAGCCGGCGAATGGTACTGGGAGTTTTCCAGAAATGACCTGCACCAGATCGAGGATGGAGAAGAAATCCGGGATCATATGCTTAGGGCCATTTTTGGCTCTTTTTCCAATGCCAAACAAAAAGTAGAAAATGCCAACTATAAATTGAAATGGGTTTCTTATCTATTGGGGAAAAGAGAATCCCGCAGATTGATGGGCGACCATATTTTCACTTTTAGAGATGTGCTGGATCAGGTGAAATTTCCTGATTCTGTGGTGGTCGAAACCCGTGAAGTGGACATCCATTTTCAGCAAAACCTTCAGGACGAAAACAAACCGGATTTCCTTTCGACAGCCCTCTTCTTTGAAACAGATGCCTACTACATTCCTTATCGAAGCTTATACTCCCGCAATGTCGATAACCTCTTTATGGCAGGACGCTGTTTTAGTTGTTCGCATGTAGGGCTGGGAGGCCCGCGGGTGATGCGGACCACCGGACAAATGGGAGCAGCTGTAGGCTTTGCAGCATCTCTGTGTAAAAAGTATAAGGTGAATCCCCGCGATATTTATAGCGAGCACCTGGAAGAGTACATGAAACTCATTATGGAGCAACAATGGCGAGAGCGGTAG